Genomic window (Sphingomonas sp. HF-S4):
ACGAGCTGCAATATTACGCCGAACGGCCGGAGAATGTCCGCGTCGAGGGCGGCCGGCTGATCCTCGAGGCGCGCCGCGAGCGGCTCGAGGCGCGCGCCGATTTCGGCGGGCAGGACTATGCCTCGGGCAAGCTGGTCACCAAGGGGCTGGCCGAATGGACCGGCGGGTTCATCGAGGTCCGCGCCAAGCTTCCCTGCGGGCGCGGGATCTGGCCGGCGATCTGGATGCTCGGCACCGACGACGGCGCCGGCTGGCCCGCGCTCGGCGAGATCGACATCATGGAGCATGTCGGCTGGGATCCCGGCCGCATCCACGGCACGATCCACACCAAGGCATATAACCACGCGATCGGCACCCAGAAGGGCGCCAATGTGGTGATGGCCGACGCGTGCAAGGCGTTCCACACCTATCAGCTCGACTGGAACCAGGACCGGCTGCTGATCGGTATCGACGGCCGCGCGCGCATGCGCTTCGACAATGACGGCAAGGGCGATCCCGCCACCTGGCCTTTCGCCAAGCCGCAATATCTGATCCTCAACGTCGCGGTCGGCGGCTGGGGCGGGCAGAAGGGCGTGGATCCCGCGGCATTTCCGGCGCGGATGGAAGTCGACTATGTGCGGGTCTGGCAGCGCCGCTAGCGGCGTGCGCCGACATATTTGAGGTGCACCAGCGGATAGGGCCGTCCCTGCGGGTCGGTTTCCGATCGTCCGGTCCGCACGAAGCCGCGCGCCTCGTAGAAGGGCAGGGCGTTGCTCGCCTGCTCGCTGGCATCGACCACCGCGTCCGGCGCGAGCGTCAGCGCGTGGCGCAGCAGCGCGGTTCCCACGCCGCGGCCGTGCACCGCCGGATCGACGAACAGCGCGTCGATCATCGCGCCGTCCATCACGAGGAACCCTAGCGCCCGGTCGGCCTCGTCCACCGCCAGCCATAGTTCGGCCTGGGGCAGGAAATCCCTGGCGACCATCGCGTCGATCTCCGCCCGGTCTTCGGGCGTCAGGAAGCCATGCGTGGCATCCACCGCATCGCGCCATATTTCGAGCGCGCGGGGTACGTCGGTCGCCCGACCGTTGCGGATTTGCATCACTTCCTCCCTTGCTGCATCGCAGCAACACTTCGTTACACACGCGCCAAATTCTTTCGATAGCCTTCAACGCGTCGGAACCAGAGCCCCGCCCGTCCAGAGGCAGCCTGTCCGGCCCGCAGGGGACCACCACCCAACCAAGGGGGAGTCCCATGAAAGCACGTATTGCACTCGCGTTCCTGCTCTGCTCGGCCACGCCTGCCTTCGCGCAGGACGAGGAGCCGCCCAAGCCGATCACCGTTTCCGGCAGCGTTGCGCTCGTTTCAGACTATCGCTTCCGCGGCGTTTCGCAGACCGACGAGGAACTCGCCGTCCAGGGCGGCGTCACAATTGCCCATGAAAGCGGCTTCTATGTCGGCACCTGGGCGTCGAACCTCGCCGGCTGGGGCACGTTCGGCGGCTCGAACACCGAGCTCGACATCTATGGCGGGTTCAAGCTGCCCGTAGGCGGCGGCACGCTCGACGTGGGCGTGACCTGGTACATGTATCCCGGCGGCGCCGACATCACCGACTTTGCCGAGCCATACGTCAAGCTGAGCGGCACCCTGGGTCCGGTCAGCCTACTGGCCGGCGTCGCCTATGCGCCGGCGCAGGAAGCGCTGGGCCAATGGTATCTCAGCGGCGCCGATGCGGCGGCGGGGGTCTATAACGATCCCGGCGACAAGGAAGACAATCTGTATCTTTGGGGCGACATCAGCTCGGCGATCCCCAACACGCCGGTGACGCTCAAGGGCCATCTCGGCTATTCGGACGGCAATGCGGGTCTTGGCCCGAACGGCACCAGCATCGCGCCGACCGGCAAATATTGGGACTGGATGCTCGGCGCCGACCTCGCGATCGCCGGCACGCCGCTGACGCTCGGCGTCGCCTATACCGACACCGACATCAGCGACGCCGATGCGGCGTACCTGCTGCCCAACTTCTCGTCGACCAAGGACGGGTCGAGCATCTCGGGCAGCCAGGTCGTGTTCTCGCTGAGCGCGGCGTTCTGAGACTGTATCTCCCCTCCCTGCGTGCAGGGAGGGGCAGGGGGGTGGGTGCGCGCGTCTGCGCGCCCAAAAAAGACTCTGTGCCAAGAACCAAAGCGCCGACGTGGCATCGAGCCACGTCGGCGCTAAACCCACCCCTAACCCCCCCCGTTCAGGGAGGGGAATTGCCTCACCGCAGATACGGCGCCGTCGCCTCCTCGCGCCGCTTCGCCACCACCTCGTCGAGCCCGAGCATCTGCTGCCCCTGGCTGCCGAGTACGCGCAGCGCCACGGTGCCTTCCTCGGCCTCGCGCTTGCCGACCACGAGCAGGTTCGGGACCTTCGCCACCGAATGCTCGCGCACCTTGTAGTTGATCTTCTCGTTGCGCAGGTCGGTCTCGACGCGGATCCCCGCCGCGCGCAGCTTGTCGGCCACCTGCACGGCATAGTCGTCGGCATCCGACACGATCGTCGCGACCACGGCCTGGGTCGGCGCGAGCCACACCGGCAGCTTGCCGGCGAAATGCTCGATCAGGATGCCGATGAAGCGCTCGTACGATCCGAAGATCGCGCGGTGGAGCATCACCGGCCGGTGCCGCTCGCCATCCTCGCCGACATAGCTCGCGTCGAGCCGCTCGGGCAGCACCCGGTCCGACTGGATCGTGCCGACCTGCCAGGTCCGCCCGATCGCGTCGGTCAAATGCCACTCCAGCTTGGGCGCATAGAAGGCGCCTTCGCCGGGCAGCTCTTCCCAGCCATATTCCTCGGTCGCCATCCCGGCGCGGACCACCGCGTCGCGCAGCTCGGCCTCGGCCTGGTCCC
Coding sequences:
- a CDS encoding acetyltransferase, giving the protein MQIRNGRATDVPRALEIWRDAVDATHGFLTPEDRAEIDAMVARDFLPQAELWLAVDEADRALGFLVMDGAMIDALFVDPAVHGRGVGTALLRHALTLAPDAVVDASEQASNALPFYEARGFVRTGRSETDPQGRPYPLVHLKYVGARR
- a CDS encoding glycoside hydrolase family 16 protein encodes the protein MRARGLPLAALAAFLSFPAAAQTAASADTSKVDAPLGVPRGYVRVWGDEFDQPGAPDPKKWAYDTSRNKEGWYNNELQYYAERPENVRVEGGRLILEARRERLEARADFGGQDYASGKLVTKGLAEWTGGFIEVRAKLPCGRGIWPAIWMLGTDDGAGWPALGEIDIMEHVGWDPGRIHGTIHTKAYNHAIGTQKGANVVMADACKAFHTYQLDWNQDRLLIGIDGRARMRFDNDGKGDPATWPFAKPQYLILNVAVGGWGGQKGVDPAAFPARMEVDYVRVWQRR
- a CDS encoding TorF family putative porin, producing the protein MKARIALAFLLCSATPAFAQDEEPPKPITVSGSVALVSDYRFRGVSQTDEELAVQGGVTIAHESGFYVGTWASNLAGWGTFGGSNTELDIYGGFKLPVGGGTLDVGVTWYMYPGGADITDFAEPYVKLSGTLGPVSLLAGVAYAPAQEALGQWYLSGADAAAGVYNDPGDKEDNLYLWGDISSAIPNTPVTLKGHLGYSDGNAGLGPNGTSIAPTGKYWDWMLGADLAIAGTPLTLGVAYTDTDISDADAAYLLPNFSSTKDGSSISGSQVVFSLSAAF